In the genome of Bufo bufo chromosome 9, aBufBuf1.1, whole genome shotgun sequence, the window acagtatcacacaggagaggattagatacacagctcagcaggctgtatcacacaggattagatacacagctcagcaggctgtatcacacaggattagatacacatctcagcagactgtatcacacaggataggattagatacacagctcagcagactgtatcacacaggagaggattagatacacagctcagcaggctgtatcacacaggattagatacacatctcagcagactgtatcacacaggataggattagatacacagctcagcagactgtatcacacaggataggattagatacacagctcagcagacagtatcacacagtacaggattagatacacagctcagtagactgtatcacacaggataggattagatacacagctcagcagacagtatcacacaggataggattagatacacagctcagcagacagtatcacacaggataggattagatacacagctcagcagacagtatcacacaggataggattagatacacagctcagcagacagtatcacacaggagaggattagatacacagctcagcaggcagtatcacacaggataggattagatacacagctcagcagactgtatcacacaggataggattagatacacagctcagcaggcagtatcacacaggagaggattagatacacagctcagcagacagtatcacacaggataggattagatacacagctcagcagacagtaccacacaggataggattagatacacagctcagcagacagtatcacacaggattagatacaccgctcagcagtcagtatcacacaggataggattagatacacagcagacagtaccacacggTGCAGGTTTAGATATAGGGGCTCAGTCCAGTGTATGTGGTGGTCTTCCTGTGGTTGGGGGTCCGCACACATTCTTTGTGGGATCCTGGGATGACATTGATATAACGGGGGCCGCGCTGTGGATCCGTGTAATGTCTTCTTTGTGAATAATGAACAGGTTGTGATTGGCTGAAGTCGCCTCCTATAGTAAACGTAtcacaagtagagatgagcgaatgtttGCGAttcatttactggtaaaagctgaattgcgctatggattccgttaccacagaccataatgcaattctatgacgaaatgcataacggaaatgggacggatccgttttgcagcccatagacttctattgtgacggaatgaataacggaatgcttcTCAAGGAATTCCGTCATAGaaatgcgttatggtccgtggtaaccagTAAAGGAatcgcaaacgaatttcataaccggaaATTCACTAATCTCTAATCGCAAGCTTAGATACCGAGGGAGCTGCACTCTACAGAGGTGGAGGTCACATGATATCAGGAATGTTCCCCTTCTACATCTGTCCTATACCTGCTGCCGGGTACCTACTGCCATCTCCCTGGTACTCACCgccttcctgctgccatctccctgGTACTCACCgccttcctgctgccatctccctgGTACTCGCCgccttcctgctgccatctccctgGTACTCACCGCCTTCCTACTCCCATCTCCCTGGTACTCACCgccttcctgctgccatctccctgGTACTCACCGCCTTCCTACTGCCATCTCCCTGGTACTCGCCGCCTTCCTGCTGGTACTCACCAccttcctgctgccatctccctgGTACTCACCACCTTCCTACTGCCATCTCCCTGGTACTCACCAccttcctgctgccatctccctgGTACTCACCAccttcctgctgccatctccctgGTACTCACCACCTTCCTACTACCATCTCCCTGGTACTCGCCAccttcctgctgccatctccctgGTACTCGCCACCTTCCTACTGCCATCTCCCTGGTACTCACCACCTTCCTGCTGTCATCTCCCTGGTACTCGCCGCCTTCCTGCTGGTACTCACCgccttcctgctgccatctccctgGTACTCGCCACCTTCCTGCTGTCATCTCCCTGGTACTCACCGCCTTCCTACTGCCATCTCCCTGGTACTCACCAccttcctgctgccatctccctgGTACTCGCCACCTTCCTACTGCCATCTCCCTGGTACTCACCACCTTCCTACTGCCATCTCCCTGGTACTCGCCACCTTCCTGCTGTCATCTCCCTGGTACTCGCCAccttcctgctgccatctccctgGTACTCGCCAccttcctgctgccatctccctgGTACTCACCAccttcctgctgccatctccctgGTACTCACCGCCTTCCTACTGTCATCTCCCTGGTACTCACCgccttcctgctgccatctccctgGTACTCACCGCCTTCCTGCTGTCATCTCCCTGGTACTCACCACCTTCCTACTGCCATCTCCCTGGTACTCGCCACCTTCCTGCTGTCATCTCCCTGGTACTCGCCAccttcctgctgccatctccctgGTACTCGCCACCTTCCTGCTGTCATCTCCCTGGTACTCGCCAccttcctgctgccatctccctgGTACTCACCGCCTTCCTACTGCCATCTCCCTGGTACTCACCgccttcctgctgccatctccctgGTACTCACCACCTTCCTACTACCATCTCCCTGGTACTCGCCGCCTTCCTGCTGGTACTCACCGCCTTCCTGCTGGTACTCACCgccttcctgctgccatctccctgGTACTCGCCACCTTCCTGCTGTCATCTCCCTGGTACTCACCGCCTTCCTACTGCCATCTCCCTGGTACTCACCAccttcctgctgccatctccctgGTACTCGCCACCTTCCTACTGCCATCTCCCTGGTACTCACCAccttcctgctgccatctccctgGTACTCACCACCTTCCTACTGCCATCTCCCTGGTACTCACCACCTTCCTGCTGTCATCTCCCTGGTACTCGCCAccttcctgctgccatctccctgGTACTCGCCACCTTCCTGCTGTCATCTCCCTGGTACTCGCCAccttcctgctgccatctccctgGTACTCACCACCTTCCTACTGCCATCTCCCTGGTACTCGCCAccttcctgctgccatctccctgGTACTCGCCACCTTCCTGCTGTCATCTCCCTGGTACTCGCCAccttcctgctgccatctccctgGTACTCACCgccttcctgctgccatctccctgGTACTCGCCACCTTCCTGCTGTCATCTCCCTGGTACTCACCACCTTCCTACTGCCATCTCCCTGGTACTCGCCAccttcctgctgccatctccctgGTACTCACCACCTTCCTACTGCCATCTCCCTGGTACTCGCCGCCTTCCTGCTGGTACTCGCCACCTTCCTACTGCCATCTCCCTGGTACTCACCgccttcctgctgccatctccctgGTACTCACCACCTTCCTACTACCATCTCCCTGGTACTCGCCAccttcctgctgccatctccctgGTACTCACCACCTTCCTACTGCCATCTCCCTGGTACTCGCCGCCTTCCTGCTGGTACTCGCCACCTTCCTACTGCCATCTCCCTGGTACTCACCgccttcctgctgccatctcTTTGGTACTCACCAccttcctgctgccatctccctgGTACTCGCCAccttcctgctgccatctccctgGTACTCGCCACCTTCCTGCTGCCAGCTCCCTGGTACTCACCgccttcctgctgccatctccctgGTACTCACCACCTTCCTGCTGCCATTTCCCTGGTACTCACCAccttcctgctgccatctccctgGTACTCGCCAccttcctgctgccatctccctgGTACTCACCgccttcctgctgccatctccctgGTACTCACCAccttcctgctgccatctccctgGTATTAGCCAccttcctgctgccatctccctgGTACTCACCAccttcctgctgccatctccctgGTACTCGCCAccttcctgctgccatctccctgGTACTCGCCAccttcctgctgccatctccctgGTACTCACCAccttcctgctgccatctccctgGTACTCGCCAccttcctgctgccatctccctgGTACTCACCAccttcctgctgccatctccctgGTACTCGCCgccttcctgctgccatctccctgGTACTCACCgccttcctgctgccatctccctgGTACTCGCCAccttcctgctgccatctccctgGTATTAGCCAccttcctgctgccatctccctgGTACTCACCAccttcctgctgccatctccctgGTACTCGCCgccttcctgctgccatctccctgGTACTCACCgccttcctgctgccatctccctgGTACTCGCCAccttcctgctgccatctccctgGTATTAGCCAccttcctgctgccatctccctgGTACTCACCAccttcctgctgccatctccctgGTACCCAACACCTTCCTGCTGCCATTTCCCTGGTACTCGCCAccttcctgctgccatctccctgGTACTCGCCAccttcctgctgccatctccctgGTACCCAACACCCAGGCACTGAGGCTCCCGCAGTTTCTGTGGGTTGCTGCTGTTACATTGTAGCAGACCCTCCCCCCTGTAAGTGTCCCTCTGTCTCCTGTGATTGCTGTTCTGTATAtttattacagtgaatttttccGGAGATAAGCGGCATGAGTGCTGTGCGTCTACCGCTTATCCCTGTTATCGCCTCCTGCAGCTGTAGGTTTTGCCTTCTTGTCGTAGCTCGGTCGTCAGATATTTTCATGTTTTGTGACTGCAGTCAGGATAAGATAAAAGCTAAAGATGGCGGCTCCTAAATACGAGGAAAACCCCAACTgacttcaagatctctgcttgctcttGGTGAACGGGGGCATTGATTGATTACAGTCTGAGGCTGTTTCCCTGCCGTGATCTAGTCCTGCTctatagctgagggtttgttacaatgcatCAGTGTAGACAGTCCATAAGACAGCAGCACGGAGCTCTCTTCTGCCCTGACTCCAGGCTGACGGCTCATGGCGGCCGCACGACCTCCGCTCACCACTGCATCCCTCAGGCTACGTGCACACGaccatgtattttgcggtctgcaaaaatatGGATGTTGTCCGTGTGACATCCAGGTTacatccgattttttttttttgcagatccgtggtaaCAGTGCCTCTACTTgtctgtaaaacggacaagaataggacgtgctttacattttttgcggggctacagaacggacttacggatgcggacagaatacggtgtgctgtcctcattttttgcggatccgttgaaatgaatgggtccacatcctatcagcaaaaaaaacggaacagacgcggaaacaaaatacgtttctgtgcatgaggccttacattgacACAAACTCGGCAACAGGAAAAGCTTTCAGCCTCTGAATAGAAGCACTCATTTCTTCCTATTGAATGACAACAAgcggagatcttgaaaatggtgcgGAATGTGAGCGAAAAGTTGCTGAACTGCGCATTGTGCGCTGATGATTAgtattgagcgaacttgtgttccaATTTCGgccggttcgggttatctaagaattccgctgCCATGGAGGATAACGTcgggtctgtggtagcggaatccataacggaattcttagataacctgaaacacaagttcgctcaacgctACTGAAGACGTCTCATTTACGCCCTCGTTTTCTTTCCTCAGGGCAGGACGATGGCGGATCACCCTCCTCCTGAGGACGTCACGGCCGCCGCTGGAGACGCACATTCTAAGTCGGGTCCCCTCTCCAGCCGCTCTCACTCCATAGAAATGCCCGCACGTCAGCTGGCGCGGTTGAGAAGCATCGATCCGTACTCTCGCCGGAGCTCCGTCGTCAGTAACATGAACGTCCCATTCTCCCGCAAGAACTCGCTGTGCGCCCTGGGTCCAAACAAGCGCTTGTCCCTGGGGCCCTGGGCACATTATGGGCAGGTCAGTTTTTCGGGTCTCCCCCTCTATCAGCCCATTCAGGAGATTCAGTATGAAAACACGTACAAGATGGGCCCCGACCAGGACTGCAGGTTCAACCCAGGCAGGGCCCAGAAAGCTGTGGAGGGCAtcctgaggggctacctgggggaTGCCAAGTACAACCCCCTCACCAGCGGGCAGCTGGCCCAGAACCTGTCCGACATCATCCGCAGCAAGCTAAAGGAGTTCAGCCCTGCCCGCTACAAGGTGGTCTGCAGCGTCTTCCTGGGCCAGATGTCCCACCAGGGGGTAAAGGTGTCCAGCCGCGCCCTATGGGACCCACAGAATGATAACGTGGCCTCCGCCTCATATTCTAACTCCACCTTGTTTGCAGTGGCTATGGTGCACGGGCTTTACTATgaataatgggggtcattctcTGCATGTCATAAACTCCAGCTACCATGTACATTCATTGCGTATGCAGTGGGCCCCTCTACTGCTCACCCCCTTCCCATCATATTCCACATGATACAGTAGGCGAgtaatgtctgactgctgggaccaccTGCAATCCCTACAACATGGGGTACGCACATCGCTGCAGTCCTCCTCTGGGGCTGATGGAGGGCGCTGGGCACCTGCTGGGGGGGGAGGACTCCTGTAAAGGGGAATGCTACTGTCACAACTTATGACCGCAAGTCCAGGGTGCGGTTGGTTCAGTTTATACTCTGAATTCAGCTTTCTGTGCGAAGCATGCCCCAATCAGCTTCCTGCCCGTGTAAAAGGCCCTTTACCGAAGGAACCAACACAATGTTTATTTTCACTTTGGGTGTGATCGGAGAAGAAAACGTACAAAGTTGTCACACGGTTACTTGATATTTTATGTAGATTTGAATGGAAATCTTGCGCAGAGTTCCCCTTTAGAgtgaaagaggggggggggggtcattccaGTGTGTATAATGCAGGATCTGTACATTAGTCTCAGTGCTGCACTCACAGCAGTGTATGGAAAGTCAGGGTTAAAGCAGGAGGTGAGCACCAGACCCAACCCAGCACCACCCCATTCACTTTAGAACAGCTACATTTTGAGTGTTTACTTCCACAGAtggagcagactgtgtcagcatgcatgtttgacacccacaaTACATTGAGGATTAGATTAACCCAAAAACAATCAAAGAGTTCACATGAAAGAGCGGCCATTGCTTGGATTACACGAATCCTTTACATCAGACGAGGCGGCAGAATAAAGACAAACCCAACACTATGTGTATGTCGCCtgagagcaggaggagcaagaaagcgctattatcctgtattataccccagagctgcactccctattctgctggtgcagtcactgtgtacatacattacatatcctgtactgatcctgagttacatcctgtattatactccagagctgccctcactattctgctggtgcagtcactgtgtacatacattacttatcctgtactgatcctgagttacatcctgtattatactccagagctgcactcactattctgctggtgcagtcacattatactccagagctgcactcactattctgctggtgcagtcattgtgtacatacattacttatcctgtactgatcctgagttacatcctgtattatactccagagctgcactcactattctgcttgtgcagACATTACATCTATGGACTTCCTTTTGCTGAATGAAGCAGGAGACAGATTTTCTGCAGTTTTCAGATCAAAGTTTTTATTTCTCATTGTTTGTAtaaaactttatttcactttCATTCCGATTAATGTGAATGTAAGAaaacaatacataaaaataaatacattttctataaataaaacataaataaagttattatgcaatggcagaacaacaaaaaaaaagaagttaattTGTGGGGCCCGTACCATGAAACTAAGACAACACTTCAAGTAGCAGCCTGAACTCCGCCGTCCTCTTCTCAGCAGAGGTCCGATATGTAGCGTGTAAGTGGGGGGTGCATTAAAGTGCTGTGATTATATTGAGCTCCACTTAACCCTTATACAGGGAGCTCAGGATTCACAGATTTAACcctacgcctccagggtcttagaGGACGTCGTGTTACATTTAGTGAGAAGTTAAAGATTCTGATGTTTTTTGCTTACAGCAGCAAAGTcaaccaaaaaaaagaaaaaaaggaagccTTTGGTAGGAACGTAGTGCAGTGTGTGGGGGAGGGGCCCGTGAGATTAGCTCCGCCCTGCAGTGTGCAGCCTCCATCGGACACCCCAGGCTGAAAGTTTTGCATCATGCCTGTATACAATTCCATTCATACAATCTGGGAATTGGTTTGTTAAGCAATCACCAAATTTGCAAAGCAGAACAGGAGGGGGCGCTACAGGGTGTCAGAGGGTGCCCCCCGGCCAGTGACAGCGCTGTGAACAGACTAGATGGAGGCAGATCCTGTCACATGGCATAAGGCGGATGTTCCAGCATAGAAAGCTAAAGATTCTCTTCCTGGTGATACATTGTTGCAAACAACAAACAAGGGAGAACAAACGATGACCGATCCAATATGGGCAATGTCACTTAACCCTTCAGGTGGTTGGTGGCCCCCAGCAGCTGGCTCCATTGTGCCAGTGACCCCTGATGGATGGGGCGGGGGAAGGGCGTCAGGCACAATAAATAAGTTTCACAGAAACAGAGGCAGCAAGTCAGAGGCTTAACCGTCGGAGCGGATCTGATTAATCCTCTTGTGTTGGGCTCAGTAAGTGAGCGTGCCGCCTGAAATCCACTGATCCTATGACTTGCGCCAAGTATGCAGTAGGGGCGTCACACATCCACCATTAAATGTGGGCAGCAGTGCAAATCCCATAACCTTATTGTCCCATGTGGCAATTCGTGTAGGACCAAGTGAAGGCAACGTCAAGAATTCAGCTACAGATAAGAGATTTTGCGTTTCGAGCACCAAAAAGCTCAGTGGAGCCTTGGATTGTGGAGTCACAGGGTCCAAGTCCCCCCCAGATAAGACTCTACCCATAACCCACAAGTCCAGCCACTGCAACAGGATGATGGCAGCTACTGGCATTACCAGCTCCATGGGTGGGCGCAGGGTCTACAATTCGGCCTTCTGCTCCAGCAGCTTCAGCGTGTACTTCAGGCGGTGGTACATGTCTGCCGCGCAGCCGCTCTCCACCAGGGAGCTGAGCAGGAAGGTCTGGGAGCTGCGGTCTCGGCTGATGTAGGTGAGAAGGTAGAGGTCCTGAGGTTTGCTGAGGATCAGCTTTGTGTGGTCGTTGTAGAAGTTCACCTAAGGGACAAGGAGACACCATCAGAACCCGAGGCTGGTAGGGGGCCTGCACGCATCGCCTATAACAGGGTCACTAAAGGGCCCTCTACCAGAATACAAGTTATCCTCTTTCCTGCTGGGAGGGCGGGAGTCCGACTCCATCCCCCCCCCAGATACGAGACCCCAGCCAGGAGCTGAATGGAGCAGccgcccaggcaccatctcatcgCCATAGACTGAATGGAGCCACAGCGAGCACTTCACTTCTCCTGGCTGCCGTCTTGCAGATGTAAATATAGGGACAGAAGACCCACATTCAGAACAGGGGGGTTGGTTCCTGAAGATGTtcgttatcccctatccagagGGCAGGGCATGACTTACAATTACAAGGAAAAGCCCTCCATGCATTTCATTCTGAACCATGTTAATCTGCTTGAAGTCAGGGAAACAGTGGTTCCATAAGAGGACATTCAAACCCCATCTTTAACTGCTCCTATTAAACACAGCTGATGGGCTGGTTACAAGGCATCCGTGCAAGAGAACCAACAGGTTGGACTCAGATTCCTGTTTAGCTCacacactgtaacaaaccctcagcatgCATCAAGGACCATTCTGCAATGGAGGGCAGACATACAGCGCACGCTGCCCCCTGGGCTCACCTGGAGGGTGCCATTGTTGAAGAGCATCAGCAGGGCATGTTCGGTCTTCACCCACTGTAGGAGCAGCAGCAGCGGCCGGCTCCCCTCCTCCTGACACGGCAGATCTCCCCCCTGAGGGCACAGGAATGTGTTAGTCAAGTGTGAAGTTCTTTGCAGCCAGAAGATTGAGACGTGAATGGCAGCGATCCAAGTGTTAAAGGGGAGTAAGGGTGGCGAGGAGCCTCCAGTGTGAAGCCTGCACTTCCATAGGAACTGGTTATGTCACATTCCTGACCTATGAACACCAGAAACTGCCGACACCAGGCAAAACGGCAACTGCCGACCGCACCCAAAGCTGCCTCGTAGTCAGGGAATCCCTATTATGGGAAATCAGAAATGCATCATGG includes:
- the DYNLT4 gene encoding dynein light chain Tctex-type 4 isoform X1; translation: MGRTMADHPPPEDVTAAAGDAHSKSGPLSSRSHSIEMPARQLARLRSIDPYSRRSSVVSNMNVPFSRKNSLCALGPNKRLSLGPWAHYGQVSFSGLPLYQPIQEIQYENTYKMGPDQDCRFNPGRAQKAVEGILRGYLGDAKYNPLTSGQLAQNLSDIIRSKLKEFSPARYKVVCSVFLGQMSHQGVKVSSRALWDPQNDNVASASYSNSTLFAVAMVHGLYYE
- the DYNLT4 gene encoding dynein light chain Tctex-type 4 isoform X2; amino-acid sequence: MADHPPPEDVTAAAGDAHSKSGPLSSRSHSIEMPARQLARLRSIDPYSRRSSVVSNMNVPFSRKNSLCALGPNKRLSLGPWAHYGQVSFSGLPLYQPIQEIQYENTYKMGPDQDCRFNPGRAQKAVEGILRGYLGDAKYNPLTSGQLAQNLSDIIRSKLKEFSPARYKVVCSVFLGQMSHQGVKVSSRALWDPQNDNVASASYSNSTLFAVAMVHGLYYE